One genomic segment of Bacteroides caccae includes these proteins:
- a CDS encoding ATP-binding protein produces MSNRIYPIGIQNFEKIRVDGYFYVDKTALIYQMVKTGGYYFLSRPRRFGKSLLISTLEAYFSGKKELFEGLAMEKLEKDWIKYPVIHLDLNAKKFDTVDDLIRLVDRQLLVYESQYGSCSKDETIDDRLVTLIRLAAEKTGQRVVILVDEYDKPMLQAIGRDELQEEYWNTLKAFYGVLKSMDGYIKFAMLTGVTKFGKVSVFSDLNNLDDISMRQIYVDLCGISEQELHDNLESELHELADAQGVTYDEICKKLRDYYDGYHFTYNSIGIYNPFSLLNAFKYQEFGSYWFETGTPTYLVELLKKHHYDLHRMAHEETTAEVLNSIDSTSDNPIPVIYQSGYLTIKGYDVEFGNYRLGFPNNEVEEGFIKFLLPFYASVNTVEASFEIQKFVREIRSGDYESFFRRLQSFFADTPYELVRDLELHYQNVLFIVFKLVGFYVKAEYHTSEGRVDLVLQTDKFIYVMEFKLNGTAEEALRQINEKHYALPFERDGRELFKIGVNFSAETRNIEKWLVESE; encoded by the coding sequence ATGAGTAATAGGATTTATCCTATCGGTATACAGAACTTTGAAAAAATCCGTGTAGACGGTTATTTCTATGTTGATAAGACTGCGTTAATCTATCAAATGGTAAAGACAGGTGGCTATTACTTCCTGAGCCGCCCGCGTCGTTTCGGCAAGAGTTTGTTAATATCCACGCTTGAGGCTTATTTTTCTGGGAAAAAAGAACTTTTTGAGGGGCTGGCAATGGAAAAGCTGGAGAAGGATTGGATAAAATATCCCGTTATTCATCTGGATCTGAATGCAAAGAAATTCGATACGGTAGATGATCTTATTCGTCTTGTCGACCGTCAGTTGCTGGTATATGAGTCTCAGTATGGCTCATGTTCTAAAGATGAGACGATAGACGACCGTTTGGTTACCCTTATTCGTTTGGCGGCGGAGAAAACGGGACAGCGTGTTGTGATTCTCGTTGACGAGTATGATAAGCCCATGTTGCAGGCTATTGGAAGAGATGAGTTGCAAGAAGAGTATTGGAATACGTTGAAGGCTTTCTATGGTGTGTTGAAGTCAATGGACGGTTATATTAAGTTTGCTATGTTGACGGGTGTTACGAAATTTGGTAAAGTTAGTGTATTCAGTGACTTGAACAATCTTGACGATATATCTATGCGTCAGATATATGTGGACCTTTGCGGTATCAGCGAACAGGAGCTTCATGATAATCTTGAAAGTGAATTGCATGAATTGGCGGATGCCCAGGGAGTAACGTATGATGAAATATGCAAGAAACTGCGTGACTATTACGACGGTTATCATTTTACATATAACTCTATCGGCATTTACAATCCGTTTAGTTTGCTTAATGCATTCAAGTATCAGGAGTTTGGCAGTTACTGGTTTGAAACGGGTACGCCTACCTATTTGGTCGAATTATTGAAGAAGCATCATTATGATCTCCACCGCATGGCTCATGAAGAAACCACTGCCGAGGTTTTAAATAGCATAGACTCAACTTCCGATAATCCTATTCCTGTGATATATCAGAGTGGTTATCTTACTATAAAAGGATATGATGTAGAGTTTGGTAATTATCGTTTGGGTTTTCCGAATAATGAAGTGGAAGAAGGTTTTATTAAATTTCTACTTCCTTTTTACGCTAGTGTTAATACCGTGGAGGCTTCCTTTGAAATACAGAAATTCGTTCGTGAAATACGTTCCGGTGACTATGAATCTTTCTTCCGTCGCCTGCAAAGTTTCTTTGCTGATACTCCTTATGAATTGGTTCGTGACTTGGAATTGCATTATCAGAATGTTCTTTTCATTGTTTTCAAACTTGTGGGCTTTTATGTCAAAGCCGAATACCACACGAGTGAAGGACGTGTGGACCTTGTCTTGCAGACAGATAAATTCATTTATGTAATGGAATTTAAGTTGAACGGTACGGCAGAGGAGGCCTTACGTCAGATTAATGAGAAACATTATGCTTTGCCGTTCGAACGTGACGGGCGTGAGTTGTTTAAGATAGGAGTAAATTTTAGTGCAGAAACGCGGAATATTGAAAAGTGGCTGGTAGAATCCGAATAA
- a CDS encoding KamA family radical SAM protein: protein MKQKKLLILTFSQLKQIFNQELPELVEIAEKSTTVEDFKAELLTFSETCDIKSDTAKEAREQIRLLLHYDGQHVHELSTGQDMSVQTIRLLYKFLTETLENMEMPTDLFIELFQLFKRLKEETVPLPSPQRIKSRNDRWETGLDEEVREIRDENKERMLHLLIQKIENRKSKPSVRFHFEEGMSYEEKYRLVSEWWNDFRFHLAMAVKSPGELNRFLGNSLSSETMYLLYRARKKGMPFFATPYYLSLLNVTGYGYNDEAIRSYILYSPRLVETYGNIRAWEKEDIVEAGKPNAAGWILPDGHNIHRRYPEVAILIPDTMGRACGGLCASCQRMYDFQSERLNFEFETLRPKESWDRKLRRLMTYFEEDTQLRDILITGGDALMSQNKTLRHILEAVYRMAVRKQRANLERPEGEKYAELQRVRLGSRLLAYLPMRINDELVEILREFKEKASAIGVKQFIIQTHFQTPLEVTPEAKEAIRKILSAGWIITNQLVYTVAASRRGHTTRLRQVLNSLGVVCYYTFSVKGFNENYAVFAPNSRSMQEQQEEKIYGQMTPEQAEELYRILETKVGADIETQEDVAKQLRRFMRKHRLPFLATDRSVLNLPAIGKSMTFQLVGLTEEGKRILCFEHDGTRHHSPIINQMGQIYIVENKSLAAYLRQLGKMGEDPEDYASIWSYTKGETEPRFSLYEYPAFPFRTTEKMSNLSITPS, encoded by the coding sequence ATGAAACAAAAGAAATTGCTTATACTTACTTTTTCACAGTTGAAACAAATCTTTAATCAAGAGCTACCGGAACTAGTGGAGATAGCGGAAAAAAGTACTACTGTTGAGGACTTTAAGGCTGAATTACTGACTTTTTCGGAAACTTGTGATATAAAGAGTGATACTGCGAAGGAGGCGAGGGAGCAAATTCGACTCTTACTCCATTATGATGGACAGCATGTCCATGAACTGTCTACGGGACAGGATATGTCAGTACAGACTATTCGACTGCTCTACAAGTTTCTGACGGAAACGCTGGAAAATATGGAAATGCCGACGGATTTGTTTATTGAATTGTTTCAGCTGTTCAAAAGGCTGAAAGAAGAAACGGTTCCTCTACCTTCACCTCAACGTATCAAGAGCAGAAATGACCGCTGGGAAACCGGACTGGACGAAGAGGTGAGAGAGATTCGCGATGAAAACAAGGAGAGAATGTTACATTTACTGATTCAGAAGATTGAAAACAGGAAGTCGAAACCTTCAGTTCGTTTTCATTTTGAGGAGGGAATGAGTTATGAGGAGAAATACCGGTTGGTGAGCGAATGGTGGAATGATTTTCGTTTTCACTTGGCAATGGCGGTAAAAAGTCCGGGAGAGCTGAACCGTTTTCTGGGAAACTCGCTTTCTTCGGAAACAATGTATCTACTCTACCGTGCCCGTAAAAAAGGGATGCCTTTTTTTGCCACTCCTTATTATTTATCGTTACTTAATGTGACGGGATACGGGTATAATGACGAGGCAATCCGAAGTTATATTCTTTATTCACCACGATTGGTAGAAACGTATGGAAATATTCGTGCATGGGAAAAGGAAGATATTGTAGAGGCGGGAAAACCGAATGCTGCGGGGTGGATTTTACCGGACGGACATAATATTCATCGACGCTATCCGGAGGTGGCAATTCTTATTCCCGATACAATGGGACGGGCTTGCGGCGGGCTTTGTGCTTCTTGCCAACGTATGTATGACTTCCAAAGCGAACGGCTAAATTTCGAATTTGAGACTTTACGCCCGAAGGAATCATGGGACCGCAAATTGCGCCGGTTGATGACTTACTTTGAAGAGGATACACAATTACGGGATATTCTCATAACGGGTGGTGATGCATTGATGAGCCAGAATAAGACACTACGACATATACTGGAAGCAGTGTATCGAATGGCAGTCCGCAAGCAGAGAGCAAATCTTGAAAGGCCCGAAGGAGAGAAGTATGCAGAACTGCAACGGGTACGGTTGGGATCACGGTTATTGGCTTATCTGCCAATGCGTATTAATGATGAACTGGTTGAAATTCTACGCGAATTTAAAGAAAAGGCTTCAGCAATTGGTGTCAAGCAGTTTATTATTCAGACCCATTTTCAAACACCGCTAGAGGTGACCCCCGAAGCGAAAGAGGCAATCCGGAAAATCCTTTCTGCGGGGTGGATCATTACGAACCAGTTAGTGTATACGGTGGCTGCTTCGCGCCGGGGACATACGACACGACTCCGACAGGTACTTAATTCATTGGGAGTTGTATGTTACTATACTTTCTCTGTAAAAGGATTCAATGAAAATTATGCAGTATTCGCACCGAACAGTCGTTCAATGCAAGAACAACAGGAAGAAAAGATATATGGTCAAATGACTCCGGAACAAGCGGAAGAACTGTACAGGATACTGGAAACGAAAGTAGGTGCGGATATTGAAACACAAGAGGATGTTGCCAAGCAACTAAGACGTTTCATGAGAAAACATCGCCTGCCCTTCCTTGCTACCGATCGCAGTGTGCTGAATCTGCCGGCTATCGGTAAAAGTATGACTTTTCAGTTAGTAGGACTTACGGAAGAAGGAAAACGTATCCTATGTTTCGAACACGACGGTACACGGCATCATAGTCCGATTATCAATCAAATGGGACAAATTTATATCGTAGAGAATAAGTCATTGGCTGCTTATCTACGCCAATTAGGAAAAATGGGGGAAGACCCGGAAGATTATGCTTCAATATGGAGCTATACGAAAGGGGAAACCGAACCTCGCTTCAGTCTTTACGAGTATCCTGCTTTCCCCTTCCGAACGACAGAAAAGATGAGTAATTTAAGTATTACGCCAAGTTAG
- a CDS encoding histone H1 has translation MKELVEKVAALYADFSKDANAQIENGNKAAGTRARKASLDIEKAMKEFRKASLEASKK, from the coding sequence ATGAAAGAATTGGTAGAAAAGGTAGCAGCTCTTTATGCTGACTTCTCAAAAGATGCTAACGCTCAGATTGAAAACGGTAACAAGGCAGCAGGAACTCGCGCTCGTAAGGCTTCTCTGGACATTGAAAAAGCAATGAAAGAATTCCGTAAAGCATCTTTAGAAGCTTCTAAAAAATAA
- a CDS encoding nucleoside-specific channel-forming Tsx family protein, protein MKTIISTIFLCVLLSFIPELRAQNIQLHYDFGRSLYDKDLKERPLLTSTVEKFHPDTWGSTYFFVDMDYTSEGVASAYWEIAREVKFWKGPFSAHLEYNGGLAKGFSYKNAYLAGATYTYNNASFSKGFSLTAMYKYIQKHKSPNNFQLTGTWYVNFCNNLLTFSGFADWWREETDYGKTVFLTEPQFWVNLNRIKGINKHFNLSVGSEVEVSNNFGGRDGFYVIPTLALKWTLN, encoded by the coding sequence GGAACTGCGGGCACAAAACATACAGTTACATTACGACTTTGGCCGTTCTTTGTATGACAAAGATTTGAAAGAACGTCCTTTGTTAACGTCTACTGTCGAGAAGTTTCATCCCGACACGTGGGGAAGTACTTATTTCTTTGTCGATATGGACTATACCTCTGAGGGGGTTGCCTCCGCCTATTGGGAGATAGCCCGTGAAGTAAAATTCTGGAAAGGACCTTTCTCTGCACATCTTGAATATAATGGTGGACTGGCAAAAGGATTCTCTTACAAAAACGCTTACTTGGCAGGAGCTACTTATACCTATAACAATGCTTCTTTTTCCAAAGGCTTCTCTTTGACAGCCATGTACAAATATATCCAGAAGCATAAATCACCTAACAATTTCCAGTTGACCGGAACATGGTATGTCAACTTCTGCAATAATCTGCTTACTTTCTCCGGATTTGCCGACTGGTGGCGTGAGGAAACCGATTACGGAAAAACGGTCTTCCTTACCGAACCGCAATTTTGGGTAAATCTGAACCGCATCAAAGGAATAAACAAACACTTTAATCTAAGTGTAGGTTCCGAAGTGGAAGTAAGTAATAACTTCGGTGGTCGTGACGGATTCTATGTAATTCCGACTCTAGCCCTGAAATGGACATTGAATTAA
- a CDS encoding tyrosine-type recombinase/integrase, with protein sequence MSKVLGFMKQVARGLQVEGNFGTAHVYRSSLNAIIAYRGKDDFAFNEVTSEWLKGFEVYLRGRGCSWNTVSTYLRTFRAVYNRAVDLHRAPYVPHLFRSVYTGTRADHKRALCDDDMKKVFCKLSQSSGASSNMRRAQEYFMLMFSLRGMPFVDLAYLRKSDLRDNVITYRRRKTGRPLSVTLTPEAMILVKKYMNRDSSSPYLFPFLESREGTKEAYREYQLALRSFNQQLMLLGELLGLGDKLSSYTARHTWATTAYYCEIHPGIISEAMGHSSITVTETYLKPFRSKKIDEANKQVLDFVRRSVVGANA encoded by the coding sequence ATGTCAAAAGTATTAGGATTTATGAAGCAAGTGGCCCGTGGGCTGCAAGTGGAGGGAAACTTTGGAACTGCTCATGTTTATCGCAGCAGTCTCAATGCCATTATTGCTTATCGTGGGAAAGATGATTTTGCCTTCAATGAGGTAACTTCAGAGTGGTTAAAAGGGTTCGAAGTCTATCTTCGTGGTCGTGGGTGTAGTTGGAATACGGTTTCTACCTATCTTCGTACCTTTCGTGCCGTTTACAATCGTGCCGTCGATCTTCATCGGGCACCATACGTTCCGCATCTGTTCCGTTCGGTGTATACGGGCACTCGTGCCGATCATAAACGTGCCCTATGCGACGACGATATGAAGAAAGTGTTTTGCAAATTGTCGCAGTCTTCGGGTGCATCTTCGAATATGCGCCGTGCACAGGAATATTTTATGCTGATGTTTTCGCTTCGCGGTATGCCGTTTGTCGATCTTGCTTATCTGCGCAAGAGTGATTTGCGTGATAATGTAATCACGTATCGTCGGCGTAAAACAGGCCGTCCCCTGTCGGTGACGTTGACTCCGGAAGCAATGATTCTGGTAAAGAAATACATGAATCGTGATTCTTCTTCTCCTTATCTCTTTCCATTTTTGGAAAGCCGAGAAGGAACGAAAGAGGCGTATCGTGAATATCAGTTGGCGTTGCGTAGCTTTAATCAACAACTAATGTTGTTGGGAGAGTTATTAGGATTGGGTGATAAATTAAGCTCATACACTGCCCGGCATACTTGGGCTACAACGGCTTATTATTGCGAAATTCATCCGGGTATTATCTCCGAAGCTATGGGGCATTCGTCCATTACGGTAACAGAGACATACCTCAAGCCTTTCCGAAGCAAGAAAATTGATGAAGCAAATAAACAGGTTCTTGATTTTGTAAGGCGCTCTGTGGTAGGGGCAAATGCTTAG
- a CDS encoding coiled-coil domain-containing protein, which yields MKRKFVKVMFFGALALSTVTYVGCKDYDDDVKGLQEQIDNINQKGADVTTEAMNAAISSAIAKVQADLDKIASKADKSALDALQAVVTKLQEAVNGKADASTLESLKAELNEAIATVDSSIQPKIDAAKTQLEGQIAALETKLEEADEAIKGSIATQIADLKTELQDLMDANAAEYAKLYATKVDLNALSDRVETLEKIKHLTTDDVLSFIQTDADVKKYIDDEFVALLQQNLDKPESALRAYLEGVFTTDIMTQVEAKCGEIADTKMEALRQEWTTYKAEQGEDYKAIVERLATLEGYNLSTMEELYNSLTDPKNNTIDKANTCFEALGDITDLATEFGKYTTTTKLEKNYVQIADLNTKIGEYIGNSISDLDSKVATLETKLNALQSGLTSMLKSLVFAPQKYDASGELVRSVSFASIYTSTAQTAEGPVVISAPTSVKVNFRVSPASAVADLIGEHPKYTITTDKHVITSRAATNDGILTVASVEQAKDEADVAIEGMITVTLNAATAVKSYALSLSVVGNNEEGKDVTNFTEINSDYFAVIVSKKYINAVDYAAKTYGSPELLVDKAGSAINFYDAEKNSEYIKVKLSDNENGSSPAAEAVTLASLGLSPDLFEVTFEKTEVPADADYFVLNPTTYALTVNQSKLPASSRYNKTCTVTPKIKVTTTATNEGQPVKVDYTGTVVNAKIVAEGVNLEYAVADLYWKDAVQTANLKSEEIGKILAKINEVAGASYESFSAAVSGATKSTAADGGVTIDASGDDVVVTIPAKTVGDEAKDYTFKPALTLTYANSAIVNITVDVKVLAPVVTDLKLGANTINWDGKSVVDLMPSADAQAMTALTVSRKLSEVLLATDIAALKKAVQTDKTVQLKITKGGDESETNLYPGTINFDDFTVKAAAATDKAVSYTFSLYYTPKDQDPVVLNANLLTVNLKPSVKVAGTITAPEEEARTITKTKLTDTYDLSTDFTWKEFRGVTIWPTFAAASGGATTDPATVDGALAIYSGSVKYIVAEESRATFVNCFNTTGYTAETGEIAAANKTIQLNDVIRAQEGAIVNPITVKIKVIATTAWGAPENAETELTITYPEGSTK from the coding sequence ATGAAAAGAAAATTTGTAAAAGTGATGTTCTTCGGGGCGTTGGCACTTTCTACTGTCACCTATGTAGGTTGTAAAGACTACGATGATGATGTGAAAGGTCTGCAAGAGCAGATTGACAACATTAACCAGAAGGGGGCTGATGTGACAACAGAAGCAATGAATGCTGCTATTAGTAGTGCAATAGCTAAAGTGCAGGCAGATCTGGATAAGATTGCAAGCAAGGCAGACAAGTCAGCGTTAGATGCATTGCAGGCAGTTGTTACAAAATTGCAAGAAGCTGTAAATGGAAAAGCTGATGCTAGCACACTGGAGTCGTTGAAAGCGGAGTTGAATGAAGCTATTGCAACGGTAGATTCATCCATTCAGCCTAAGATTGATGCAGCCAAAACACAGTTGGAAGGTCAAATTGCGGCACTGGAAACTAAATTGGAAGAAGCTGACGAGGCGATAAAAGGCAGTATTGCAACTCAAATCGCTGATTTGAAAACAGAGCTTCAGGACTTAATGGATGCAAATGCCGCAGAATATGCGAAGTTGTATGCTACTAAAGTTGATTTGAACGCTCTAAGTGATAGGGTTGAAACTCTTGAAAAGATAAAGCATCTTACCACTGACGATGTATTGTCTTTTATACAGACAGATGCGGATGTGAAGAAGTATATCGATGATGAGTTTGTAGCTTTATTGCAACAAAATCTGGACAAACCGGAAAGCGCCCTTCGGGCATATCTTGAAGGTGTATTTACCACTGATATTATGACTCAGGTTGAGGCTAAGTGTGGTGAAATTGCTGATACCAAAATGGAGGCTCTCCGTCAGGAATGGACAACATATAAAGCTGAGCAAGGTGAAGATTATAAGGCTATTGTAGAACGTCTTGCTACTTTGGAAGGATATAATTTGTCTACAATGGAGGAACTTTATAATTCCTTGACAGATCCGAAGAATAATACGATTGACAAAGCTAATACATGTTTTGAAGCATTAGGCGATATTACAGATCTGGCGACAGAGTTTGGTAAGTATACCACTACTACAAAATTAGAGAAAAACTATGTGCAGATTGCGGATTTGAATACGAAGATTGGTGAGTATATAGGTAACAGCATTTCTGACCTTGATTCTAAAGTTGCAACTTTGGAAACAAAATTGAATGCTCTTCAATCCGGATTGACCTCTATGCTTAAGAGTCTTGTTTTTGCACCGCAGAAATATGATGCTAGTGGCGAATTGGTTAGAAGTGTATCGTTTGCATCGATCTATACTTCTACTGCTCAAACTGCGGAAGGACCTGTAGTAATTTCTGCTCCGACCAGTGTGAAAGTAAACTTCCGTGTGTCTCCGGCATCTGCCGTAGCTGATTTGATTGGCGAACATCCTAAGTATACAATTACTACGGACAAACACGTCATTACTAGCCGTGCTGCAACCAATGACGGTATCCTGACTGTAGCCAGCGTAGAACAAGCTAAAGATGAAGCAGATGTAGCTATCGAAGGTATGATTACTGTGACTCTGAATGCTGCAACGGCAGTGAAGAGCTATGCTCTTTCTCTTTCTGTAGTAGGAAATAATGAGGAGGGTAAGGATGTTACCAACTTTACTGAAATCAATTCGGATTATTTTGCAGTTATTGTATCAAAGAAGTATATTAATGCTGTTGATTATGCTGCAAAAACATACGGAAGTCCGGAACTTTTGGTAGATAAAGCCGGTAGCGCTATCAATTTCTATGACGCCGAGAAGAATTCAGAATATATCAAGGTGAAATTGTCTGATAATGAGAACGGAAGTTCTCCTGCTGCCGAGGCTGTTACATTAGCTTCTCTTGGTTTGTCTCCCGATCTCTTTGAGGTGACATTTGAAAAGACAGAGGTTCCTGCGGATGCGGATTACTTTGTTCTGAATCCTACTACTTATGCTCTTACAGTTAATCAAAGCAAATTACCTGCTTCTAGCAGATATAATAAGACTTGTACAGTTACACCGAAGATAAAAGTAACTACAACTGCAACTAACGAAGGCCAGCCTGTTAAGGTTGATTATACAGGAACTGTTGTTAATGCGAAGATTGTTGCAGAAGGTGTTAATTTGGAATATGCTGTGGCTGACCTATACTGGAAAGATGCTGTTCAGACAGCTAACCTTAAATCCGAAGAAATTGGTAAAATTCTTGCCAAGATTAACGAAGTTGCTGGAGCAAGTTATGAAAGCTTTAGTGCTGCTGTAAGCGGTGCTACTAAATCAACAGCTGCTGACGGAGGAGTAACAATTGATGCATCTGGTGATGATGTAGTAGTAACTATTCCTGCTAAAACAGTAGGTGATGAGGCTAAAGATTATACATTTAAACCTGCATTGACATTAACTTATGCTAATTCTGCAATAGTAAATATCACCGTTGATGTGAAAGTTTTGGCTCCGGTTGTTACAGATTTGAAACTGGGTGCTAATACAATAAACTGGGATGGTAAATCTGTTGTAGATTTGATGCCGTCTGCTGATGCTCAGGCAATGACTGCTCTGACAGTAAGCAGAAAATTGTCTGAAGTACTTTTGGCTACAGATATCGCAGCTCTCAAAAAGGCAGTGCAAACAGATAAGACAGTACAGTTGAAGATTACTAAGGGTGGTGATGAAAGCGAAACTAATTTGTACCCTGGTACTATTAACTTCGACGACTTTACTGTGAAAGCTGCTGCTGCAACTGATAAAGCAGTATCTTATACATTTAGTCTGTATTATACTCCTAAGGATCAAGATCCGGTTGTACTCAATGCTAATCTGCTGACAGTAAATTTGAAACCTTCTGTTAAGGTTGCTGGTACAATTACAGCTCCGGAAGAAGAAGCCCGTACAATTACCAAAACTAAATTGACTGATACGTATGACTTGTCTACAGACTTCACTTGGAAAGAATTTAGAGGTGTGACAATATGGCCGACATTTGCTGCTGCAAGCGGTGGTGCTACAACGGATCCTGCAACTGTAGACGGTGCATTGGCTATTTATAGCGGCTCAGTGAAATATATCGTTGCAGAGGAAAGCCGTGCTACTTTCGTGAATTGTTTCAATACAACCGGCTACACTGCTGAAACAGGTGAAATAGCTGCTGCTAATAAGACTATTCAGTTGAATGATGTTATCAGAGCACAAGAAGGTGCAATCGTTAATCCTATTACAGTGAAAATTAAAGTGATAGCTACTACAGCTTGGGGAGCACCGGAGAATGCTGAAACAGAATTGACTATTACATATCCGGAAGGTTCAACTAAATAA
- a CDS encoding AlbA family DNA-binding domain-containing protein yields MKLLTDTDYIHALIAEGEHQQQDFKFEISDARKIAKTLSAFANTDGGRLLIGVKDNGKIAGVRSEEEKYMIEAAAQLYCIPEVEYTMQTYIVEGRQVLVATIEETPHKPVYAKDENGKPLAYLRIKDENILATPIHLRVWQQSDSPRGELIRYTEREQLLLDQLEQGNLLSLNRYCRRTGLSRRAAEHLLAKFVRYDIVEPVFENHKFYFRIKNE; encoded by the coding sequence ATGAAACTGCTTACAGATACCGATTATATACATGCATTGATTGCTGAAGGAGAGCATCAGCAACAGGATTTCAAATTTGAAATTTCCGACGCACGCAAAATAGCCAAAACATTATCGGCCTTTGCAAACACCGACGGAGGACGATTGCTTATCGGCGTGAAAGACAACGGAAAAATAGCAGGCGTACGCTCCGAAGAAGAGAAATATATGATTGAAGCTGCCGCACAACTTTACTGTATCCCCGAAGTGGAATATACCATGCAGACATATATAGTGGAAGGCCGGCAAGTATTAGTAGCTACCATTGAGGAAACACCCCACAAACCGGTATACGCCAAAGACGAAAACGGAAAGCCTCTCGCCTACCTCCGCATCAAAGATGAAAATATACTGGCAACTCCTATCCACCTCCGTGTATGGCAACAAAGCGACAGTCCACGGGGAGAACTGATCCGTTATACCGAACGGGAACAACTCTTGCTCGACCAACTGGAACAAGGTAACTTACTCTCACTCAACCGCTACTGCCGCCGAACGGGACTTTCCCGCCGGGCCGCCGAACATCTGTTGGCCAAATTTGTCCGTTATGATATTGTGGAACCTGTATTCGAAAATCATAAGTTTTACTTCCGAATTAAGAACGAATAA
- a CDS encoding nucleobase:cation symporter-2 family protein, protein MKTDLIYGVEDRPPFKEALFAALQHLLAIFVAIITPPLIIASALKLDVEKTGFLVSMSLFASGVSTFVQCRRFGPVGAGLLCIQGTSFSFIGPIIATGLVGGLPLIFGSCMAAAPIEMIVSRTFKYLRNIITPLVSGIVVLLIGLSLIKVGIVSCSGGYSAMDNGTFGSWENLSIAALVLLSVLFFNRCRNKYLRMSSIVLGLCLGYGLAFALGKVDMSSLNVEMLMSFNIPQPFKYGVEFNVSSFIAIGLVYLITAIEATGDVTANSMISGLPIEGDSYLKRVSGGVMADGFNSFLAGVFNSFPNSIFAQNNGIIQLTGVASRYVGYYIAAMLVLLGLFPIVGAVFSLMPDPVLGGATLLMFGTVAAAGIRIISSQEIGRKETLVLAVSLSLGLGVELMPDVLKQAPEAIRSIFSSGITTGGLTAIIANVVIRVKEN, encoded by the coding sequence ATGAAAACAGATTTAATTTACGGTGTAGAAGACCGTCCTCCTTTTAAGGAAGCCTTGTTTGCAGCCTTGCAACATTTACTGGCCATTTTTGTAGCCATAATAACACCTCCTCTTATCATAGCAAGTGCCTTGAAACTGGATGTAGAAAAGACGGGCTTTCTTGTTTCCATGTCCTTGTTCGCTTCGGGAGTTTCCACTTTCGTACAATGCCGTCGTTTCGGTCCGGTGGGGGCGGGACTGCTCTGTATTCAGGGAACAAGTTTTTCCTTTATCGGTCCTATCATAGCCACGGGATTAGTAGGTGGATTACCGTTGATTTTCGGTTCCTGTATGGCTGCCGCTCCGATTGAAATGATTGTCAGCCGTACATTCAAATATCTTCGCAACATCATCACTCCGTTGGTGTCCGGCATTGTCGTACTGCTTATCGGATTGAGCCTGATAAAGGTCGGCATCGTATCTTGTAGCGGCGGATATTCGGCAATGGATAACGGTACTTTCGGTTCGTGGGAAAACCTGTCTATCGCAGCATTGGTATTATTGAGCGTATTGTTTTTCAATCGTTGCAGAAACAAATACCTGCGCATGAGCTCTATCGTGCTCGGTCTTTGTTTGGGTTATGGATTGGCTTTTGCTTTGGGAAAAGTAGATATGAGTTCGCTGAATGTTGAAATGCTGATGAGCTTTAATATCCCTCAACCTTTTAAATATGGTGTTGAATTCAATGTTTCGTCTTTTATTGCCATTGGTTTAGTTTATTTGATAACTGCCATTGAAGCAACAGGCGACGTGACTGCCAACTCCATGATTTCCGGTCTTCCGATCGAGGGTGATTCATATCTAAAACGTGTTTCCGGCGGTGTCATGGCAGACGGGTTCAATTCCTTTCTTGCCGGAGTCTTCAATTCCTTTCCGAACTCAATCTTTGCCCAAAATAATGGTATTATCCAACTGACCGGAGTGGCCAGCCGCTATGTGGGTTATTACATTGCCGCAATGCTTGTCTTGTTGGGGTTATTCCCCATTGTAGGAGCCGTATTCTCTTTAATGCCCGATCCCGTATTGGGTGGTGCAACCTTACTGATGTTCGGTACCGTAGCAGCTGCAGGAATCCGTATTATTTCGTCCCAGGAAATAGGGCGTAAAGAGACATTGGTATTGGCAGTCAGCCTCTCCTTAGGACTGGGTGTAGAATTAATGCCGGATGTCTTGAAACAGGCTCCGGAAGCGATACGAAGCATATTTTCTTCAGGAATCACCACCGGAGGCCTTACTGCAATTATTGCGAATGTCGTAATACGCGTAAAAGAGAACTAA